CTACCAAAAATAGGTCACTATTTACCCATTGAAATTTCATCTGAAAAATGTTCATTAGCTATTTCCATCGTTATTTAGATTGAATCagtggaaaaagaaaaaatggagaatTTTCATACAGAAAAATTAGGAGGTTTTCCACTATTTCAGTGAGAATCTGTTTCTCAACATTCATTTTCCCAGTGAGCTGGTTTGGTAGGAAATGAATGTGAAAATCATGTTCTACATAACACAAATTTTCTTGTGATGGGAAAAACCTATGTTTCTGGTAGTGTGATCTTTGAAACTGAATTCGATTAaaccatcaattttttaaaatttaatttttagaaaaCTATATGAATAGTACTATAGGTTGCGATTTTCCTCAtgtcaatatgatgaaaaactAGAAGTTCACGTTGTTTGAATCTCGAGAGAGTAGAATGAACTGAAACAAAATGATTATATTGAGCTTTTGACAATGGAATTAAAGATTCTTTACTTGAGGCATTGCAGAAGCtacatggaaatggagaaacatTTCAAGATTTTCGTATACGAGGAAGGTGAGCCCCCAGTATTTCACTATAGTGCTAGTGAAGGAATCCTTGGAATTGAAGGAATTCTGATTCATCAGATAGAAATCAGTAAGTTTCGGACGAATGATCCTGAGAAAGCTCATGTTTACTTCCTCCCATTCAGTGTCTTGTCGATTGTCAGCTATGTTTATGTTGTCGATTCTCGTTCATGGGGTCCTATGCAGAACACAGCAGCAGATTATATTGATAgtatatcaagaaaatatcctTATTGGAACAGAAGCCTTGGATCTGATCACTTCATGCTTGCTTGCCATGATTGGGTAAGTAATCAGAATAGAGACGGATTCAGAATTTAAACTTGATATGTTCAATCTTAAGTTCTTATCGTTGATACTATAGCACATTATACTTTTGAAATCTGTTAAGAATTTAGGTACAAATGATAACTTCAAATCCTGGATTTGCTTGTGTTAAGAATTGTTTTGATGTCTATGGGAGAGACACTTCTTCTTATGTAATTGCTATATTGCAGGCTCCTACGATTTCATTTGCGGTTCCTTACTTGTATAAGAACTCGATACGAGTACTATGCAATGCAAATACCTCTGAAAGATTTGATCCTACCAAGGATGTGTCCTTACCAGAAATCTATCTCCCTCAAGGTAAGATGGACGGTTTAATTGGAGGTCCATCTCCATCTCATCGTTCTGTTTTAGTTTTCTACGCGGGAGGTATCCATGGCTACATTAGACAAGTGCTAATGGAGCATTGGGGAAAGAACGATGATTTAGATGTGCAGATTCACGAGTACCTTCCGAAGAACATGTCATACTATGGCATGATTAGAAAGAGCAAGTTCTGTATTTGCCCGAGTGGTTATGAAGTAGCTAGCCCGAGAATGGTTGAGGCACTTTACATGGGGTGTGTACCTGTACTGTTGAAAGATCATTATGTAGCGCCTTTTAGCGATGTTTTGAACTGGAAAAGTTTTTCTGTTCAAATGAATTCGAGAGATATACCTAATCTGAAGAAAATCTTGATGTCAATATCTCAAACTCAGTACATCAGAATGCAGAAAAGAGGCCTTCAAGTTAGAAGGCATTTCGAGGTAAATTTTCCTCCGAAAAGATACGACGTTTTTCATATGATTCTTCATTCCATTTGGTTTAGAAGGCTAAACATTCAAGTCCATGATACTAAGGATGGATGACTCCTACTTCACAAGAAGTATACTGTATTATTGTTTTGCTATGTTGTTTGGATTCtacaaaaatattgttatacTCGGAGATATATCCTTTAAATATAATGACGTGCAAAGTTTAAATTCTGGGTCAAACTATTGAGAAATTCATGGacaaataataaagtttaaatccTAGATCCACCTCTGGATGGATGTTCTTATCTTCGATTTATTTATATGAAGAGACAGTGAGACAAGAGTGTAATGTGGAAACTTTAAcatttatatattcataataatctTACTGTTGATTATTATGTAACATACAATAGATGAAGTAACCTTCAAATTAAATAGTTTTAGTAACTACATTACCACAAAAAACTTACTAGTACTATATAAGCTTAAAGACTTTTTTTCAACTCCAACAGCAACCATACAACACATAATTAAGAGATGAGATCAAACCCTTGCTCCAGTAAACTTTGAGCTAATTTCTCATTAGCTGCTTCAGAAGGATGGAATCCGTCCCAGAAGACGTAATCTGTCGCATTAGAGCACGTCCCTATAGACCTTACATTGCAAAGGAACGACGTTTCTAGTGTACCAGTTCCACAACAAGCCCTCCTTGATTCGAAGAATCCTGCAGGGAATTAACAAAATGCAGATTGTCAACGGAAAATGTAATGTATTCTGTTGAAGTGTGTGACTATCTCATCTAAAAGCAGGCCTGATTTGATCCCAGAACATTtgtctgctctgataccatgtttgatGTATGTGAAcaaagaaaaatgtgttttgAGGAAATTACCACTATCTGTAGGTTTAATGATCATATCTAAGAGAGGATGATAGATGTCGAAGACGACAAGTTTGAGGCCTGGTAGTCTGCTCTTCAAATTTTCTGATGTTCGGTTCAGCTTAGCGTTGAAGAAAACAGCGTCTTGGTTCAATCTTGCAACACATTGATTGCTTCCTCTACCAAACAAAGTAATTGCTGCTGGTAAACAACCTGTTGGTGGCAGAGTTGTTACTCCAATCTTCCTTGCTCCCATACCATAAAGGTTCTGTTTTTCATACATTGATGGTCATGTTAAAATATCAATTGCATTTCAATCGAAATTGAAATAGAACATGTCTTAGTTTCAGTATGATCTGAGTATGCTTAAGAGCATTTCCTGTAGATAACTGTTGTCTACGAATGTCATGCCAAGTACACCAACATGTGTCGAAAACATAAGACCAGAAGTCTCAATGATGTTTCATAGAGTTAGAAAAACCATATTTTGACTGATCTTTCACAATATCAGTTCTACTTGAACTGTTAGCTAATCATAGTCGATAACAATATCTAACTACGTACCCTCAGAGATCACGAATAAATTAGTGGATACGAGAAGAGGAGAGGGAAAAAAATACCTGAATGAATGTAGTATAAGACTGCATAAGGATATCGGAAAATCGATCAGGTGAGTAGATCCTGTTGAGCATTGGATTAACATAGTAATTCTGAATAAAATCACTGCTGCCTGCACTTAATAGATGGATTCCTCCAGAGATTATGTTATTAGCTTGTGTTCTTCCAACTAAATTCACTACTTTTGCTTGCCATTCTCTGTAATATTGTAGTTGTTGTGCCAATGTAAGTGCACGCTGCAAATTAAACAACATACACCGTTTAGAATTTCACTCGTTAAAAGTTTGACTCATTTATGTTATTTCTGTTGGAGGAAAGAGCTAATTCGAATTCATGCCGTTGTTTGTAAAATGAAATGACATAgatgagccaaacttttaacaCCTGACATAGACGGGCCTTTTCTCAAAGTTTGATGACATGTTTGCGtctttattctttaaataaatgatttaattaatgACGTATCTAAATCATAATTGACCACATGTAAAAagaaatggttttgcaaaaccagAACTGTTTTTAgttaataaaaaatgacatggatgaaacttttattaagtAGAAATGACATAGATGAAACCGAACATTTAACGGATGATATAGATCTATGATCATTTTCTTAAAGTTCAATGacatatttaacatttttttcctattttattgaaaaaaaattatccggtgccaaaattttgacattttgatcATGTATATACTTTGAACGATGAAAAAAATAGCTCGGTGCAAAAAACATTTTGTTTCCATGCCGAGTTCAGAGAAGAACCACAATTAAAAAGACTGATATAAACAGTCTATCCTGGCAGACTTCAAAAATCAGTTGTCACTTCACTAGCTATTACAGTGActtgaattcaattattttaatatataacaaaaaaataatttataatttttatactatAATAGCTAAAACCTAAAGTTATTAAattaacacaaaattaaaagg
The sequence above is a segment of the Solanum lycopersicum chromosome 10, SLM_r2.1 genome. Coding sequences within it:
- the LOC101260192 gene encoding probable glycosyltransferase At5g03795, producing the protein MDSTTTTTNDDDSSSCCSSISSSKVLCLIAISLILVSFYFGLNSSTSYVYAKNDHENINPPIVQLEKKFISNLEKVEAGLVRVRVAIKEAQSKNQTLDDPEYVPTGPIYWNPTAFHRSYMEMEKHFKIFVYEEGEPPVFHYSASEGILGIEGILIHQIEISKFRTNDPEKAHVYFLPFSVLSIVSYVYVVDSRSWGPMQNTAADYIDSISRKYPYWNRSLGSDHFMLACHDWAPTISFAVPYLYKNSIRVLCNANTSERFDPTKDVSLPEIYLPQGKMDGLIGGPSPSHRSVLVFYAGGIHGYIRQVLMEHWGKNDDLDVQIHEYLPKNMSYYGMIRKSKFCICPSGYEVASPRMVEALYMGCVPVLLKDHYVAPFSDVLNWKSFSVQMNSRDIPNLKKILMSISQTQYIRMQKRGLQVRRHFEVNFPPKRYDVFHMILHSIWFRRLNIQVHDTKDG
- the LOC101267665 gene encoding GDSL esterase/lipase At5g03820 codes for the protein MKFLKYFVFFLLVFFYVANGDPLVPALNIFGDSVVDVGNNNNLTTLIKANFLPYGRDFVTHRPTGRFCNGKLATDFTAEYLGFTTYPPAYLSPEARGRNILTGVNFASAASGYYERTPQIYRALTLAQQLQYYREWQAKVVNLVGRTQANNIISGGIHLLSAGSSDFIQNYYVNPMLNRIYSPDRFSDILMQSYTTFIQNLYGMGARKIGVTTLPPTGCLPAAITLFGRGSNQCVARLNQDAVFFNAKLNRTSENLKSRLPGLKLVVFDIYHPLLDMIIKPTDSGFFESRRACCGTGTLETSFLCNVRSIGTCSNATDYVFWDGFHPSEAANEKLAQSLLEQGFDLIS